In Papaver somniferum cultivar HN1 chromosome 1, ASM357369v1, whole genome shotgun sequence, a genomic segment contains:
- the LOC113319945 gene encoding uncharacterized protein LOC113319945, whose protein sequence is MENNRSIQSNKNTIHPAFAISNIKVLIPVTLDIKQNEYSSWVLLFQLHLQAHNLLFLIDSSSPTPDLDAATILQLDALCRQWMFSTMTKDLMLTVLKTGKTAKDLWNHLKRLFQNNKGNRAASLESKFVNLKFIDCNNVDDYCDKLQALSNRLSDLEFPMDEKRLVIQLVNGLPEEYNTVASFIQQSMPSFDTARSQLRTEEIRREHQSTSNTHAALASETPHTSHHLPVAAQRHQQSLDRTAPLLPNPTGPLLSHQQPTTGSNRR, encoded by the coding sequence ATGGAAAATAATCGATCCATACAGAGTAATAAAAACACCATACATCCGGCTTTCGCCATTTCCAACATCAAAGTTTTGATCCCTGTTACACTAGATATCAAACAAAACGAATACTCTTCATGGGTTCTCCtatttcaacttcatcttcaagcgCACAACCTCCTTTTTCTTATAGATAGTTCTTCTCCCACACCAGATCTTGACGCTGCCACCATTCTACAACTTGACGCCCTATGTCGtcaatggatgttctccaccatgaCCAAAGATCTGATGCTGACTGTTCTCAAAACTGGAAAAACTGCGAAGGATTTATGGAACCATCTCAAACGTCTCTTCCAAAACAACAAAGGAAACCGCGCTGCCAGCCTTGAAAGTAAGTTTGTAAATCTAAAATTTATTGATTGTAACAACGTTGATGATTATTGTGATAAGCTACAGGCACTCTCCAATCGATTGAGTGACCTCGAGTTTCCAATGGATGAAAAACGACTAGTTATCCAGCTTGTCAATGGACTTCCGGAGGAATATAATACTGTTGCCTCCTTCATTCAACAATCGATGCCATCGTTTGACACTGCTCGATCTCAACTACGCACTGAAGAGATTCGCCGTGAACATCAATCCACATCAAATACTCATGCTGCCCTTGCTTCCGAAACACCGCACACCTCCCATCACCTTCCTGTTGCTGCACAGCGTCATCAACAAAGTCTGGATCGCACAGCGCCGTTGCTTCCCAACCCAACAGGCCCACTGCTTTCTCACCAGCAGCCCACTACTGGATCGAACAGAAGATGA